One window of Zalophus californianus isolate mZalCal1 chromosome 3, mZalCal1.pri.v2, whole genome shotgun sequence genomic DNA carries:
- the NEU2 gene encoding sialidase-2, with product MASCPVLQKERVFQSGAHAYRIPALLYLPQEKTLLAFAEKRMSKKDEHAELIVLRRGSYDASTHHVQWHAQEAVAQAQLEGHRSMNPSPLYDEKTGTLFLFFIAIPGQVSEHHQLHTRVNVTRLCQVTSTDHGRSWSPARDLTGLAIGTAHKEWATFAVGPGHCLQLHNKTQSLVVPAYAYRNLHSLGGPSPFAFCFVSHDHGHTWKRGNFVAQDTLECQVAEVGGAEQRVVYLNARSPLGARLQAESTNEGLDFKEARPVKKLVEPPHGCHGSVISFPNPHAGSGASDKWLLYTHPTDPQQRANLGVYLHRRPPGPEAWSEPALLAMGSCAYSDLQSMGAGPDGSPQFGCLYESDNYEEMVFLMFTLKQAFPAEFLSQ from the exons ATGGCATCCTGCCCTGTCCTGCAGAAGGAGAGAGTGTTCCAGTCAGGAGCCCATGCCTACAGAATCCCCGCTCTGCTCTACCTGCCTCAGGAGAAGACACTGCTGGCCTTTGCAGAAAAGCGGATGAGCAAGAAGGACGAGCACGCAGAGCTGATTGTCCTGCGCAGAGGAAGCTATGATGCGTCCACCCACCACGTCCAG TGGCACGCTCAGGAGGCGGTGGCCCAAGCCCAGCTGGAGGGCCACCGGTCCATGAACCCGAGCCCCTTGTACGATGAGAAGACGGGaaccctcttcctcttcttcattgcCATCCCTGGGCAGGTCTCCGAGCACCACCAGCTCCACACCAGGGTCAACGTGACGCGGCTGTGCCAGGTCACCAGCACGGACCATGGGAGGTCCTGGAGCCCTGCCAGAGACCTCACCGGCCTGGCCATCGGCACGGCCCACAAGGAATGGGCCACTTTTGCAGTGGGTCCGGGGCACTGTCTGCAGCTTCACAACAAGACCCAGAGTCTGGTGGTGCCCGCCTATGCTTACCGGAACCTTCACTCCCTCGGGGGGCCTTCCCCATTTGCCTTCTGCTTCGTCAGCCACGACCATGGGCACACATGGAAGAGAGGAAACTTTGTGGCCCAGGACACCCTGGAGTGCCAAGTGGCTGAGGTAGGGGGTGCGGAGCAGAGGGTGGTGTATCTGAACGCCAGAAGCCCCCTTGGAGCCAGGCTCCAGGCCGAGAGCACCAACGAGGGGCTTGACTTCAAGGAGGCCCGACCAGTGAAGAAGCTGGTGGAGCCTCCCCACGGCTGCCATGGGAGCGTCATCAGTTTTCCCAACCCCCATGCGGGCTCAGGAGCCTCAGACAAATGGTTGCTCTACACCCACCCGACTGACCCGCAGCAGAGAGCCAACCTGGGAGTGTACCTCCACAGGCGGCCCCCGGGCCCCGAGGCCTGGTCGGAGCCTGCTCTGCTGGCCATGGGGAGCTGTGCTTACTCAGACCTCCAGAGCATGGGTGCCGGCCCAGATGGGTCACCCCAGTTTGGGTGTCTGTATGAATCGGATAATTACGAAGAGATGGTCTTCCTCATGTTCACCCTGAAACAAGCTTTCCCAGCTGAATTTTTGTCTCAGTGA